One Festucalex cinctus isolate MCC-2025b chromosome 3, RoL_Fcin_1.0, whole genome shotgun sequence DNA window includes the following coding sequences:
- the eea1 gene encoding early endosome antigen 1 isoform X3 yields MVLWGAEERIRQSPRTPENDGQMSSEDSVLEKKLNESETEKFNIKQKAAQLATEIVDIKSRYDEEKSLREAADQKLSNVSELLQREKKENEKLQTELLQRPGVEDVEVLQKELVQVQTLMDSMTREREEESERLRNHYEELQAKFTSSEIRKLEMTISQLKAELEKGPQEAAVYTQQIHQLQSDLNNVQQLSQSFSEKLGRKEKEYQQLEEQLKTEKDAKKSSQHSLREKEREILELQARAAGAETSLQKANAELGEKAEEMAKLKGEITDLEVKHAELKVERKQLEQQREEKDSQGAQQQTEISQLHTKLLEAERQVGELQGRLKEQRQLSGEKLKDREQQAADLQLKLSRAEEQTKESSSKNTDLQHQLEKAKQQHQELQALQQNTNGKLRESQTDLEQVLRQIGDKDQKIQNLEALLQKSKDIVTQLETEREDLCAKIQAGEGETALLNQLKEKNHTLQEQVIQLTDKMKNQSESNKQAQDNLHKQVQEQKTLLRSSQDRAHTLETSVTELTAQLADSKGKVTQLDSQLKAKTETLLSTEAAKTAQKANLENNLESAQHALQDKQQELVKVQKKVAEQAQRLKERQEQCSQLEAALKEYKDKLLASEQHGEKLEGLNKKLEAQVAELQVARDQTLQEKKNLHKEASEVKQKVKELQLLLDNEKAANMTLQEEMKTKSSSLSDIQKQLECCEQVKATLELNVAKMTQEGKAQHAEWDKKAKSLAADLLKAQQEKDGQMKELSATQESLGKTRKALKECQSQLDTERKTQKAAMEEKEKSYEKARGDLQRNNESINKAMMESKQQLEKMREVEKKLKVQLASLEQQNAKSQEVQREKDQNLGKLEAQLKTATGSYEEELKKLKGQMAELQKASDKKVEDECQLRQQATEVNQQLTSERSRTAELQKALEQSRESLTKIQSDLYGKESELSALQQDLKVSEDKLRLNQEELAANQTHQTALENQIQELKKSRSSLEQELSSRDQRLQQQEKSLKDLQKQQGQVKVDLEKERSKAEELLKAKSNLEKNNSRLTTEMKTRTEKSDKELRELQEAKQLLIQQKLELQGQVEVAQGALQREQNEHQTTRDSRSQREDQLLAKTKELQDQLASEKRAKDEQVKRGEEAEAKLGVQVTALNENVATLKREWQGSQRRVSELDKQTDELRGEIAVLEATVQHNQDERRALLERCVKGEGEIEKLQAKVLELRRKMDDTTAAMQELGRENQSLQIKQSQSLTRKWAEDHEVQNCMACGKGFSVTVRKHHCRHCGNIFCGECSSRNALTPSSKKPVRVCETCFEELQG; encoded by the exons AGTTTAAGGGAAGCTGCTGACCAGAAACTTTCCAACGTAAGCGAACTGCTTCAACGAGAGAAGAAAGAGAACGAGAAACTCCAGACTGAACTG CTGCAGCGTCCGGGAGTGGAAGATGTTGAGGTACTGCAGAAGGAGCTTGTGCAGGTGCAGACATTAATGGACAGCATGACTCGCGAGAGAGAGGAGGAGTCTGAGCGCCTCAGAAACCACTATGAGGAGCTGCAGGCTAAGTTCACTTCCTCAGAG ATTCGTAAACTGGAG ATGACTATATCACAACTGAAAGCGGAGCTGGAGAAGGGTCCACAGGAAGCAGCTGTCTATACACAGCAGATCCACCAGCTACAGAGTGACTTGAATAATGTTCAACAACTAAGCCAG AGTTTTTCTGAAAAACTGGGACGCAAGGAAAAGGAGTATCAGCAGCTGGAGGAGCAACTAAAGACAGAGAAGGATGCCAAAAAGTCATCCCAGCATAGCCTGAGAGAGAAAGAGCGGGAAATTCTGGAGCTCCAGGCCCGAGCCGCTGGAGCTGAAACGTCCCTGCAGAAAGCGAATGCAGAGCTTGGAGAGAAAGCTGAGGAGATGGCCAAGTTGAAGGGTGAGATTACAGACCTGGAGGTGAAGCATGCTGAACTGAAGGTCGAGAGAAAACAGTTGGAACAGCAGAGGGAAGAGAAGGACAGCCAAGGTGCTCAGCAACAGACTGAAATCAGTCAG CTTCATACAAAACTACTGGAGGCAGAGAGGCAAGTGGGTGAGCTGCAAGGTCGTCTGAAAGAACAGAGGCAGCTCTCCGGGGAGAAACTGAAGGACAGAGAGCAGCAAGCAGCCGACCTGCAGCTTAAACTCTCACGTGCTGAAGAACAG ACCAAGGAAAGTTCCAGTAAGAACACAGACCTGCAGCACCAGCTGGAGAAAGCCAAGCAGCAGCACCAGGAGCTGCAAGCACTGCAGCAAAACACCAACGGCAAACTCCGCGAGTCACAG ACTGACCTGGAGCAGGTATTACGCCAGATTGGAGATAAGGACCAGAAGATCCAAAACTTGGAGGCCCTGCTGCAGAAGAGTAAAGACATTGTGACCCAGCTGGAAACTGAGAGAGAAGACTTGTGTGCCAAAATTCAAGCCGGGGAGGGAGAGACTGCTTTGCTCAATCAACTCAAAGAGAAAAACCACACACTTCAGGAACAG GTAATCCAGTTGACAGACAAGATGAAGAATCAATCTGAGAGCAACAAGCAGGCCCAGGACAATCTGCATAAACAGGTTCAGGAGCAGAAAACTCTCCTGCGTTCATCCCAGGACCGAGCCCACACCCTGGAGACTTCTGTCACTGAGCTCACTGCTCAGCTGGCAGACAGCAAGGGGAAGGTGACCCAGCTGGACTCCCAG CTGAAGGCAAAAACAGAGACGTTGCTGTCCACAGAGGCGGCCAAGACTGCACAGAAGGCCAACCTGGAGAACAACCTGGAGTCTGCCCAGCATGCACTGCAGGACAAGCAGCAG GAGCTTGTTAAAGTTCAGAAGAAAGTGGCGGAGCAAGCACAGAGGCTCAAGGAGAGGCAGGAGCAGTGCAGCCAGCTGGAAGCCGCTCTCAAGGAATACAAGGACAAACTTCTGGCCTCGGAGCAACATGGAGAGAAGCTGGAGGGACTCAATAAG AAACTGGAAGCGCAGGTCGCGGAGCTGCAGGTTGCAAGGGATCAAACACTACAAGAAAAGAAGAATCTGCACAAGGAGGCCTCGGAGGTCAAACAGAAAGTGAAGGAGCTGCAGCTTTTGCTGGACAATGAAAAAGCAGC GAACATGACACTTCAAGAGGAAATGAAGACAAAGAGCTCCTCTTTGAGTGACATCCAGAAACAGTTGGAGTGCTGTGAGCAGGTCAAAGCTACTCTTGAGCTCAATGTGGccaagatgactcaagaagggAAGGCTCAGCATGCAGAATGGGACAAGAAAGCAAAAAGCCTTGCTGCAGACTTGTTGAAGGCCCAACAGGAGAAAGACGGTCAAATGAAAGAGCTGTCCGCCACACAAGAAAGCCTCGGCAAGACCCGAAAGGCCCTGAAAGAATGTCAAAGTCAACTAGACACTGAGAGGAAGACtcaaaaggcagccatggaggaAAAG GAAAAGTCCTATGAAAAGGCAAGAGGCGACCTTCAGAGGAATAATGAGAGCATCAACAAGGCAATGATGGAATCTAAGCAACAATTGGAGAAGATGAGAGAG GTAGAGAAGAAGCTGAAAGTGCAATTGGCATCATTGGAACAGCAGAACGCAAAGTCTCAGGAAGTGCAGAGGGAGAAGGACCAAAACTTGGGGAAGCTGGAGGCGCAACTTAAGACGGCCACGGGAAGTTATGAGGAGGAGTTGAAGAAACTCAAGGGACAAATGGCAGAATTACAGAAAGCCAGCGATAAAAAA GTGGAGGATGAGTGCCAACTGAGGCAGCAGGCGACAGAAGTCAACCAGCAGCTGACTTCTGAGAGGAGCCGGACAGCAGAACTGCAGAAGGCCTTAGAGCAAAGTCGCGAAAGCCTCACTAAGATCCAGTCTGACTTGTACGGCAAAGAATCTGAGCTTTCAGCACTACAGCAAGACCTCAAA GTATCCGAGGACAAGCTACGTTTGAACCAGGAAGAGCTGGCGGCTAACCAGACCCATCAGACTGCCTTAGAAAATCAGATCCAGGAGCTAAAGAAGAGCCGGAGTTCTCTGGAACAGGAGCTAAGCAGTCGAGATCAGAGACTCCAACAGCAGGAGAAGTCATTGAAAGATCTTCAGAAGCAACAG GGTCAAGTTAAGGTGGACTTGGAGAAGGAAAGGAGCAAAGCGGAGGAGCTGCTCAAAGCCAAGAGcaacctggaaaaaaacaacagcaggcTGACGACAGAGATGAAAACGCGAACAGAGAAGAGTGACAAG GAGCTGCGAGAGTTGCAGGAAGCCAAGCAGCTGTTGATCCAGCAGAAACTGGAGCTGCAGGGCCAGGTGGAGGTTGCGCAGGGCGCCCTCCAGCGGGAACAGAACGAGCACCAGACCACCAGGGACAGCAGGAGTCAGAGAGAGGATCAGCTTCTCGCCAAAACCAAAGAGCTCCAAGATCAGCTG GCATCTGAGAAGCGAGCCAAAGACGAGCAGGTGAAGCGAGGCGAGGAAGCGGAGGCCAAACTGGGTGTCCAGGTGACGGCGCTGAACGAAAACGTGGCCACGCTGAAGAGGGAGTGGCAAGGCAGCCAGAGGCGAGTCTCCGAGCTGGACAAGCAGACGGACGAGCTGCGGGGGGAGATCGCCGTGCTGGAGGCCACCGTCCAACACAACCAGGATGAGAGGCGTGCGCTCTTGGAGAG GTGCGTGAAGGGCGAAGGAGAAATCGAGAAGCTCCAGGCCAAGGTGTTGGAATTGAGGCGCAAAATGGATGACACGACGGCAGCCATGCAAGAGCTGGGCCGAGAGAACCAGTCCCTCCAG ATTAAGCAGTCCCAGAGTCTTACCAGGAAGTGGGCAGAAGACCACGAGGTGCAGAACTGCATGGCGTGCGGGAAAGGCTTTTCCGTCACTGTCAGGAAG CACCACTGCCGACACTGCGGCAACATCTTCTGCGGCGAGTGCTCGTCAAGGAACGCCCTGACGCCGTCCTCCAAAAAACCCGTGCGGGTGTGCGAGACGTGCTTCGAGGAGCTGCAAGGCTGA